From a region of the Castanea sativa cultivar Marrone di Chiusa Pesio chromosome 10, ASM4071231v1 genome:
- the LOC142611859 gene encoding protein BONZAI 3-like has product MGNCFSDVEGGKQAVGGAQQRPNSIATANNNNGGHNDAVEFFFRSRGIQPLFTQIELSLSASNLLDRDITSKSDPMVVVYAKKRDGKLEELGRTEVVLNSLNPAWIEKVTVAFQFEIVQPLVFHVYDVDSKYYNVPVKTLKLNDQEFLGEATCVLSEIVTKQTRSLTLNLNNKNGHTSLRNLGALTIHVEETVSSRSCVEMVVHCSHLDNKDLFSKSDPFLRISRIVESGGFVPICKTEVVKDNLNPIWKPLCLSIQQFGSKDNPLIIECFDFNSSGNHVLIGKLQKSVADMEKLHIERSGANLTLPSPHHGHEKVLKGQLFVDRFCEKQQYSFLDYISSGFELNFMVAVDFTASNGNPQNPDSLHYIDPSGQLNSYQQAIMEVGEVIQFYDSDRRFPAWGFGGRTIDGTTSHCFNLNGSTGAFEVEGVEGIMAAYARALHNVALAGPTLFGPVINTAAQIAGQSISYNRNKYFVLLIITDGVITDLQETKDALVKASDLPLSILIVGVGGADFREMEVLDADNGRRLESSTGRVATRDIVQFVPMREVHSGQISVVQSLLEELPGQFLTYMRSRDIKPGPLHAASTSA; this is encoded by the exons TTATCTCTATCTGCATCTAACTTGCTTGACCGTGACATCACTTCAAAG AGTGATCCAATGGTTGTGGTGTATGCAAAGAAAAGAGATGGAAAATTAGAGGAGTTAGGTCGCACTGAGGTTGTATTGAATAGTTTGAATCCTGCATGGATAGAAAAAGTTACAGTTGCATTTCAATTCGAGATTGTGCAGCCATTGGT ATTTCATGTATATGATGTGGattcaaaatattataatgTACCTGTGAAG ACGCTAAAATTGAATGATCAAGAATTTCTTGGAGAGGCTACTTGTGTTCTATCTGAG ATAGTGACTAAACAAACTCGGAGTTTAACCCTAAATCTCAATAACAAAAATGGGCATACGAGCTTGAGGAACTTAGGTGCACTCACTATCCATGTAGAGGAAACAGTTTCTTCGAGGAGTTGTGTTGAGATGGTAGTCCATTGTTCCCACTTGGATAACAAGGACCTATTCTCTAAAAGT gaTCCTTTCTTAAGAATATCTAGAATTGTTGAGAGTGGAGGCTTTGTTCCAATATGCAAAACTGAAGTGGTGAAGGACAATTTGAATCCAATTTGGAAACCCCTATGCTTGAGCATACAGCAGTTTGGAAGTAAG GATAACCCATTAATTATTGAGTGCTTTGATTTCAATAGCAGTGGCAATCATGTGCTTATTGG TAAGCTCCAGAAGTCAGTGGCAGACATGGAAAAACTTCATATAGAAAGAAGTGGTGCAAATCTCACCTTACCATCTCCTCATCATGGTCATGAGAAG GTTTTGAAGGGACAGCTGTTTGTGGATCGATTTTGTGAAAAGCAACAATACAGCTTTTTGGATTACATTTCCAGTGGATTTGAGCTTAACTTTATGGTTGCTGTTGACTTTACAG CCTCAAATGGAAATCCTCAGAATCCAGATTCCTTACACTACATCGATCCTTCTGGCCAGTTGAATTCTTATCAACAG GCTATAATGGAGGTTGGGGAGGTCATTCAGTTTTATGATTCCGATAGGCGCTTTCCTGCTTGGGGCTTTGGAGGAAGAACAATTGATGGTACCACATCGCATTGTTTTAACTTGAATGGAAGTACAGGTGCCTTTGAG gttGAAGGAGTTGAAGGCATCATGGCTGCTTATGCAAGGGCTCTACATAATGTTGCCCTGGCAGGACCCACTTTATTTGGCCCAGTGATTAACACAGCTGCACAAATTGCTGGCCAGTCCATCTCGTACAACAGAAACAAATACTTTGTCTTGCTCATTATTACG GACGGAGTCATTACAGACCTGCAAGAAACAAAAGACGCTCTGGTCAAGGCATCCGATTTGCCTCTATCTATCCTTATTGTTGGAGTGGGAGGTGCGGATTTTAGAGAAATGGAG GTTCTTGATGCTGACAATGGAAGACGGTTAGAGAGCTCTACGGGTCGTGTGGCTACACGTGACATCGTGCAGTTTGTTCCAATGCGAGAAGTGCATA GTGGGCAGATTTCTGTGGTTCAGTCTCTATTGGAAGAGCTACCTGGACAGTTTTTGACATACATGCGGAGTAGAGATATCAAGCCAGGCCCTCTCCATGCAGCCTCAACTTCTGCTTGA